The sequence below is a genomic window from Streptococcus oralis.
AACGTAGTCGTCTGCTTCGATGACAAGGTCCACTGCTCCTTCGATACGTTCCCCGATACCTTCCACCTTACCACGGTTTCCTTTTCCAGATGGGTTAGCTGATGAAGCATAGACCATCTTGCCTTCTTCCCAAAGTTTAGCAGCCAATTGTTCACCAGCTTTCCCAAATTTGATAACAAAACAGCTTGTACCACGAACGTCTGTCATGAGTTCTTCACGGCCATCCCCGTATGCTTTCAATTTCTCAAAAGCTTCTGGTTTCCAAGGAAGGATACAACCAAGGAGAATGTCTTCGTCCCAATGTTTTTGGTAGAAGGCTTCGATTTCTGGATTAAGTTGTGCTAAAGCGCGAAGCTCATCCATGCTACCACAGAGGACAACTCCTGGCTTGTTACGGTTACGTTCTTTAGCTTCAAATTTGCGTTCAAGTCCTGCCTTGTCGCTGGTCATGATGATATAGCCGACTTTGGTAGGGCAAACGATACAACCGCCCTCACCTTTTAAAATGTCATAGCCTTCTTGTGAAAGTGTTCCGTTCCATTGAATGTGTTTTGTCATAGTTCTATATTTCCTTTTCTATTTTTCTTCTAGTCCTGCCAGTAGGCTGGTCGTTGTTTTTCATAGGCAGCAATCAAGTCTTCATACTGCAAAGTAATACCGATATCATCCAAACCATTTAAGAGCTTGTGTTTCCACTCGCTATCAATTTCGAAAGTGAAGACTCCAACTGGTGAGATAATTTTCTGTTGTTCCAAGTCCACAGTTACCTGGTCAGTCGGTTGTAGCTGGGCTAGTTTCTCTCTAACCTCTCTGGACTGGACAATAGGCAACATACCATTATTGAGTTCATTATTGTAATGAATATCACCGAAAGACCCGGCAATCACGACTTTAAAACCATAGTCAGCTAATGCCCAAGCTGCGTGTTCCCTAGACGAACCTGCTCCAAAGTTATCTCCTGAGATGAGGATAGTGGCTTTGCGATATTCAGGTAGGTTAAAGACAAAGTCTGGATCTTCAGTATAGTTGTCGTCCAGATAACGCCAAGCATACATGAGGTACTTACCAAAGCCTTTCTTATCAATTAACTTGAGAAACTGCTTGGGAAGGATTTGGTCAGTATCAATATTATCATTCATGAGAGGAACGGTCGTTCCCGTATAGACTGTAAATTTCTCCATATCCTCTCCTTACTGGGCTTCTGGCATCTGCCGAACATCTACGAAACGCCCTGCGATAGCTGCTGCTGCTGCCATTGCTGGACTGCAGAGATGGGTCTTAGCACCAAAGCCTTGTCTATCTTCAAAGTTGCGGTTACTAGTTGAAGCGCAGTGGACACCATCAGGGACCTTGTCGGGATTCATCCCTAGGCACATAGAGCAACCTGGGTCTCTCCACTCAAAGCCAGCATCTAAGAAGACCTTATCCAAGCCCAACTTCTCAGCAGCTCGTTTCACAGGACGCGATCCTGGTACTACAATTGCTGTTAGATTGGGAGCTATTTTCTTTCCTTTGACAAATCGCGCAGCCAGTTGCAAGTCACTGAGACGAGCATTGGTACAAGATCCAATAAAGATATAGCCTAGTTCAATGTCCGCCGGCTTTTGACCAGGTTCCAAGTCCATGTAATGATAAGCTCGTTCATCATTCATATCCTTAATTTCTGGAAAACTACTGTCAAAGTCAACGCCCATAGCAGGATTGGTTCCCCAGGTCACCATAGGTGCCAAGTCAGAGACATCCATATGGATAACCTTATCATAAACAGCATCATCATCGCTGACAAGCGT
It includes:
- a CDS encoding L-threonylcarbamoyladenylate synthase — translated: MTKHIQWNGTLSQEGYDILKGEGGCIVCPTKVGYIIMTSDKAGLERKFEAKERNRNKPGVVLCGSMDELRALAQLNPEIEAFYQKHWDEDILLGCILPWKPEAFEKLKAYGDGREELMTDVRGTSCFVIKFGKAGEQLAAKLWEEGKMVYASSANPSGKGNRGKVEGIGERIEGAVDLVIEADDYVASIQPDKTIETRYEQGVMVSMVDKDGKLIPEQGGARSISPAPIVIRKGLDIDKIMMHLSDTFNSWDYRQGEYY
- the leuD gene encoding 3-isopropylmalate dehydratase small subunit; amino-acid sequence: MEKFTVYTGTTVPLMNDNIDTDQILPKQFLKLIDKKGFGKYLMYAWRYLDDNYTEDPDFVFNLPEYRKATILISGDNFGAGSSREHAAWALADYGFKVVIAGSFGDIHYNNELNNGMLPIVQSREVREKLAQLQPTDQVTVDLEQQKIISPVGVFTFEIDSEWKHKLLNGLDDIGITLQYEDLIAAYEKQRPAYWQD